The Bubalus bubalis isolate 160015118507 breed Murrah chromosome 16, NDDB_SH_1, whole genome shotgun sequence genome window below encodes:
- the LOC102406499 gene encoding olfactory receptor 52A5-like, whose translation MASINMSYLNPRTVILIGIPGLQHMQFWIGFPFFAVCLVALLGNIILLIIIPMERSLHQPMYIFLAVLAATDIGLCAAIASKMLALFWFRSYSMAFDTCLAQLFFIHALQCMESGILLAMALDRYIAICDPLRHTSILTPSILGRMMVIVAIRATVLVGLLPILIKRLHRFHSTVIAHSYCEHMAVVKLAAEDIHVNNTCGLFVGFTILGFDMIFILLSYTLIFQAVLHLHQKEARLKALNTCTAHIFVFLEFYILAFFSFFSHRFGRIVPSAHILLSTIYLLVPPALNPIVYGVKNKVIRKRVAQVLLLNHGSQQ comes from the coding sequence ATGGCATCCATTAACATGTCATATTTGAACCCCAGAACTGTAATCTTGATTGGAATTCCTGGACTACAGCATATGCAGTTTTGGATTGGGTTTCCTTTTTTTGCTGTGTGCCTGGTGGCTCTTTTGGGAAACATCATTTTACTGATCATAATCCCTATGGAACGCAGCCTACACCAGCCCATGTACATCTTCCTGGCAGTGTTGGCAGCCACTGACATAGGACTCTGTGCAGCCATTGCTTCCAAGATGTTGGCTCTCTTCTGGTTCAGGTCTTACTCCATGGCCTTTGACACTTGCTTAGCCCAGCTGTTCTTCATTCATGCCTTGCAGTGCATGGAGTCTGGTATTCTGTTGGCCATGGCGTTGGACCGCTATATTGCCATCTGTGATCCTCTTAGGCACACATCCATTCTCACACCTTCAATTCTGGGTCGCATGATGGTGATAGTGGCAATTCGAGCTACAGTGTTGGTGGGTCTCTTACCCATTCTAATCAAAAGATTGCACCGTTTCCATTCCACTGTAATTGCCCACTCCTACTGTGAGCACATGGCTGTAGTCAAGCTGGCTGCAGAAGACATCCATGTCAATAATACATGTGGTCTTTTTGTAGGTTTTACAATTCTGGGATTTGATATGATTTTCATCCTCCTTTCCTATACCCTTATTTTCCAGGCTGTTTTACATCTACACCAAAAGGAGGCACGGCTAAAAGCATTAAACACATGTACAgctcacatttttgtttttcttgagttttatattcttgccttcttctccttcttcagcCATCGTTTTGGACGCATTGTCCCTTCTGCTCATATTCTTCTGTCTACCATCTACCTTCTTGTACCACCTGCACTGAACCCTATTGTCTATGGGGTAAAAAATAAGGTAATTCGTAAGCGTGTGGCACAGGTTTTGCTTCTGAATCATGGATCCCAGCAGTGA